A single Actinomadura algeriensis DNA region contains:
- a CDS encoding acyl-CoA dehydrogenase family protein, producing MDLTRTQDQELIAATARELLAGRAAAAGARAMAADPAGHSLDLWKEMTGLGWTGLPFADADGGAGGEFLDACLLFEELGRALVPSPLAASVAACGMPIARFGTPDQRARWLGAIAAGHVATAAPLPWDRPGEGPAATADGSGYVLDGVATFVPFAASAENVLVVARLDGEPRAFWVDASEVTPRPVGTLGLDRPCHVDVTGVRVCADDALGGDRAAADAISLFGAAAACAEMVGAAQRVLDLTVAYAGERHQFRKPIGTFQAVQHHCSDMAIDVLGSRFIAYEAIWLLSVGRDASREVATAKAWVSEAYERVCALGHQVHGAIGFTQEHDLHLFSRHAMSAALAHGDAALHLDRLATALDVP from the coding sequence ATGGACCTGACCCGCACGCAGGACCAGGAGCTGATCGCCGCGACCGCCCGCGAGCTCCTGGCCGGACGCGCGGCGGCCGCCGGGGCGCGGGCGATGGCCGCCGACCCGGCCGGGCACTCCCTCGACCTGTGGAAGGAGATGACCGGCCTCGGCTGGACGGGCCTGCCGTTCGCCGACGCCGACGGCGGCGCCGGCGGCGAGTTCCTCGACGCCTGCCTGCTGTTCGAGGAGCTCGGGCGCGCGCTCGTCCCGAGCCCGCTCGCCGCCTCGGTCGCCGCGTGCGGCATGCCGATCGCCCGGTTCGGCACCCCGGACCAGCGCGCCCGGTGGCTCGGCGCGATCGCCGCGGGGCACGTCGCGACCGCCGCGCCGCTCCCGTGGGACCGGCCCGGCGAGGGACCTGCCGCGACGGCCGACGGGTCCGGATACGTCCTCGACGGGGTCGCGACGTTCGTCCCGTTCGCCGCGTCCGCCGAGAACGTCCTCGTCGTGGCGCGCCTGGACGGCGAACCCCGCGCGTTCTGGGTGGACGCGTCCGAGGTGACCCCGCGTCCGGTGGGGACCCTCGGACTCGACCGTCCGTGCCACGTCGACGTGACGGGCGTGCGCGTCTGCGCGGACGACGCGCTCGGCGGCGACCGGGCCGCCGCGGACGCGATCTCCCTGTTCGGCGCGGCCGCGGCCTGCGCGGAGATGGTCGGCGCGGCCCAGCGCGTCCTCGACCTGACGGTCGCGTACGCGGGGGAGCGGCACCAGTTCCGCAAGCCCATCGGGACGTTCCAGGCGGTTCAGCACCACTGTTCCGACATGGCCATCGATGTCCTCGGCTCCCGGTTCATCGCCTACGAGGCGATATGGCTGCTGTCGGTCGGCCGGGACGCGTCCCGCGAGGTGGCGACGGCCAAGGCGTGGGTGAGCGAGGCGTACGAACGCGTGTGCGCGCTCGGCCACCAGGTGCACGGTGCGATCGGCTTCACCCAGGAGCACGATCTGCACCTTTTCTCCCGGCACGCCATGTCGGCCGCGCTCGCCCACGGCGACGCGGCCCTGCACCTCGACCGTCTCGCGACCGCCCTCGACGTCCCCTGA
- a CDS encoding VOC family protein: MQIYRIDHVAQVATDLDAQVTLLEGLFGFRRARTWDNPAEGARGARLEIPGSRGQVWEVVAPAGDGSALQTFLDDHGGRPGLHHVGAEVPDLEAARAELEVRGVKPTAGERGRWLEASLSPPERGPGVLWRLRGPGGLDMCGDTDATAATGPWDAPDGPSLGIVALDHVCQAFPDRDELARWYRDLAGFVQVWRTADDEHPDMADLVLNIPGSAICWEVIMPRGEDSFIERFWDRNGAAAHHVTFEVADWDRAMEACRHHDTPTFGENEGATDGAAWRDAFIHPKHTGGVLVQLFWEERPGVWVRSDKIPPWT; the protein is encoded by the coding sequence GTGCAGATATACCGGATCGACCACGTCGCGCAGGTGGCCACCGACCTCGACGCCCAGGTCACCCTCCTGGAGGGGCTCTTCGGTTTCCGGCGCGCGCGCACATGGGACAACCCCGCCGAGGGCGCGCGCGGGGCCCGCCTGGAGATTCCCGGAAGCCGCGGTCAAGTGTGGGAGGTCGTGGCACCGGCCGGGGACGGCTCCGCCCTGCAGACCTTCCTCGACGACCACGGCGGACGACCCGGCCTGCATCACGTCGGCGCCGAGGTCCCCGACCTGGAGGCGGCCCGCGCCGAACTGGAGGTGCGCGGCGTCAAACCCACCGCCGGGGAACGCGGCCGGTGGCTGGAGGCGTCCCTCAGCCCGCCCGAACGCGGACCCGGCGTGCTGTGGCGGCTGCGCGGACCCGGCGGCCTGGACATGTGCGGCGACACCGACGCGACCGCCGCGACCGGGCCGTGGGACGCACCGGACGGCCCGTCCCTCGGCATCGTCGCGCTCGACCACGTCTGCCAGGCGTTCCCCGACCGCGACGAACTCGCCCGCTGGTACCGCGACCTCGCCGGGTTCGTCCAGGTATGGCGGACCGCCGACGACGAGCACCCCGACATGGCCGACCTCGTCCTCAACATTCCCGGCTCGGCGATCTGCTGGGAAGTGATCATGCCGCGCGGCGAGGACTCGTTCATCGAGCGGTTCTGGGACCGCAACGGCGCCGCCGCGCACCACGTCACGTTCGAGGTCGCCGACTGGGACCGCGCCATGGAGGCCTGCCGCCACCACGACACCCCCACGTTCGGCGAGAACGAGGGCGCGACGGACGGCGCCGCGTGGCGGGACGCGTTCATCCACCCGAAGCACACCGGCGGCGTGCTCGTCCAGCTGTTCTGGGAGGAACGGCCGGGCGTGTGGGTCCGCTCCGACAAGATCCCGCCATGGACCTGA
- a CDS encoding enoyl-CoA hydratase/isomerase family protein produces the protein MPDTGYGDYETIDLRLDERVAWLTLNRPDKLNALTPTTMHELRDVFTRVDDDEDVCVVVLRGAGERAFCAGMDLGWSEKLTPRERVEQGRLGEKTFAMMERTSVPVVAAVHGYAVGGGLELALAADFIVASDDAKMGLVEITLSARPPYRPKMTEDGDPDQPEFGGSAPGWGGVKRLPERIGKARAKELLFTGARIDAERALRLGLVNDVYPAGEFDERVGELARRIAAMNRYNLRLVKELVTSGYDWIEPHPS, from the coding sequence ATGCCCGACACCGGATACGGCGACTACGAGACCATCGACCTGAGGCTCGACGAACGGGTGGCCTGGCTGACCCTGAACCGCCCCGACAAGCTCAACGCGCTCACCCCCACGACGATGCACGAGCTGCGGGACGTCTTCACCCGCGTCGACGACGACGAGGACGTGTGCGTGGTCGTCCTGCGCGGGGCGGGGGAACGCGCGTTCTGTGCAGGGATGGACCTGGGGTGGTCCGAGAAACTGACCCCGCGCGAGCGCGTCGAGCAGGGACGCCTCGGGGAGAAGACGTTCGCGATGATGGAGCGCACGTCCGTCCCGGTCGTCGCGGCCGTGCACGGCTACGCGGTCGGCGGCGGCCTCGAACTGGCGCTCGCCGCCGACTTCATCGTCGCGTCCGACGACGCCAAGATGGGGCTCGTCGAGATCACCCTGTCGGCGCGGCCCCCGTACCGGCCGAAGATGACCGAGGACGGCGACCCCGACCAGCCCGAGTTCGGCGGGTCGGCGCCCGGCTGGGGCGGCGTCAAGCGGCTCCCGGAGCGCATCGGCAAGGCCCGCGCGAAGGAACTGCTGTTCACCGGCGCCCGCATCGACGCAGAGCGCGCGCTGCGGCTCGGCCTCGTCAACGACGTGTACCCGGCCGGGGAGTTCGACGAGCGGGTCGGCGAGCTGGCCCGGCGCATCGCGGCGATGAACCGCTACAACCTGCGCCTCGTCAAGGAACTCGTCACCAGCGGCTACGACTGGATCGAGCCCCACCCGAGCTAG
- a CDS encoding acyl-CoA dehydrogenase family protein — MNWDDTPQQAAFREEVRAFVRERFPAAYRPAQDEEQSLEPEDVAGYNWPVDRVSDDPVRRDGARAWANALAERGWIAPHWPSEFGGAGLSPMEEFILHEEMMRARVPTVNGIGAFLLGPTLLVHGTDDQKAAHLPPIARGEATWAQGFSEPGAGSDLASLRTRAVREGDVYVVDGQKVWTSLGQYADWLFVLVRTDTDAEPRHRGITFLLVEADAPGVTIRPITDLRGAAPFCEIFFDGVRVPVANRVGEENRGWYVAMTALGFERAGIGATIKYEQALAELVTYLRSPDGARFARADADLRREIARRHTEIRVLYNLARYTVSRQAAGEEPGYEASVNQLFGAELHQRLARTGARAFGRYADLWERDDAPMNAYWTHMVRDSVASTFLGGTTEIQRNVIATRGLNLPR, encoded by the coding sequence GTGAACTGGGACGACACACCGCAGCAGGCCGCGTTCCGCGAAGAGGTGCGGGCGTTCGTCCGGGAGAGGTTCCCGGCGGCGTACCGACCGGCGCAGGACGAGGAGCAGAGCCTCGAACCCGAGGACGTCGCTGGCTACAACTGGCCCGTCGACCGTGTATCGGACGATCCGGTAAGGCGGGACGGCGCGCGCGCGTGGGCGAACGCACTCGCAGAGCGCGGATGGATCGCGCCGCACTGGCCGTCCGAATTCGGAGGCGCGGGCCTGTCTCCCATGGAGGAGTTCATCCTGCACGAGGAGATGATGCGCGCGCGCGTCCCGACCGTGAACGGCATCGGCGCGTTCCTCCTCGGGCCCACGCTCCTCGTGCACGGGACGGACGACCAGAAGGCCGCGCACCTGCCGCCGATCGCGCGCGGTGAGGCGACGTGGGCGCAGGGCTTCTCCGAGCCCGGCGCCGGGTCCGACCTCGCGTCCCTGCGCACCCGCGCGGTCCGGGAGGGCGACGTCTACGTGGTGGACGGGCAGAAGGTGTGGACGTCGCTCGGCCAGTACGCCGACTGGCTGTTCGTGCTCGTCCGCACCGACACCGACGCCGAGCCGCGCCATCGCGGCATCACGTTCCTGCTGGTCGAGGCGGACGCGCCCGGCGTGACGATCCGTCCCATCACCGACCTTCGCGGCGCGGCGCCGTTCTGCGAGATCTTCTTCGACGGCGTGCGGGTGCCGGTCGCGAACCGCGTCGGGGAGGAGAACCGCGGCTGGTACGTCGCGATGACCGCGCTCGGCTTCGAGCGGGCCGGGATCGGCGCGACGATCAAGTACGAGCAGGCGCTCGCCGAGCTCGTGACGTACCTGCGTTCGCCGGACGGCGCCCGGTTCGCCCGCGCGGACGCGGACCTCCGGCGGGAGATCGCCCGCCGTCACACCGAGATCCGGGTGCTGTACAACCTCGCCCGTTACACGGTGTCGCGCCAGGCCGCGGGCGAGGAACCGGGGTACGAGGCGTCCGTCAACCAGCTCTTCGGTGCGGAACTGCACCAGCGCCTTGCCCGTACCGGCGCGCGCGCGTTCGGACGGTACGCCGACCTGTGGGAACGCGACGACGCCCCCATGAACGCGTACTGGACCCACATGGTCCGGGACTCGGTGGCGTCCACTTTCCTTGGCGGCACCACCGAGATCCAGCGGAACGTCATCGCCACCAGGGGCCTGAACCTGCCCCGCTGA